In the genome of Nonomuraea sp. NBC_00507, the window GGGCGCCATGACACTCTGCGAAACGCGTCAGAAACGTGGGTGTAGGTCGGCACGGGCATGTTAGCGCGAACATTGATCTTCGTTCTGACAACGGAGGATCGGCATGATCACAGGGTTACGTGCGCACCTCATGAGCCTGTTGCGGGCGGTCGCGGCAACCGTGCTGCTCTCCGGTGCCGTCGTCGTCCATGCCGAGTCACCGGCACACGCGGCTCCGGTGACCATCACCAACGGCACCCAGTTCCGTGACACCAGCGGGAATGTGCTGCACGCCCATGGCGGCGGCGTGCTGAAGTCAGGCGACTACTACTACTGGTTCGGCGAGCATCGCAATCCCGACAACACCTTCCGCGCGGTCTCGGTCTACCGGTCCACGGACCTGCTGAACTGGGAGTTCCGCAACAACGTCCTCACTCAGTCGTCGCACGCCGAGCTCAACGTCGCCAACATCGAACGACCGAAGGTCATCTACAACAGCTCCACCGGCAGATTCGTCATGTGGATGCACAAGGAGAACGGATCCAACTACAGCGAGGCGCGCGCCGCCGTCGCCTCCTCCGCGACCGTGGACGGCGCCTACACCTACCACGGCAGCTTCCGCCCGCTGGGGCAGCACATGTCGCGGGACATCACGCTCTACAACGACAACGGCACGGCCTACATGATCTCGGCGGCGGATGAGAACTACGACCTGCACATCTACCGGCTCACGCCGGACTACCTGAATGTCAGCTCGCTCGTGGGCAACTTCTGGAACGACGCCCACCGTGAGGCGCCCGCACTGTTCAAAAGGGGCAACGTCTATTTCCTGCTGACCTCGGGAGCGACGGGCTGGAACCCGAACCAGGCCCGCTACGCCACCGCGTCGAGCATCTCCGGCCCATGGACCGGGTGGACCAACGTCGGCGACGGTACGACGTTCAGCTCGCAACCGGCGTATGTGCTGCCGATCCAGGGCTCGTCGACCACTGGTTACCTCTACATGGGGGACCGCTGGGCCGGCGCCTGGGGCGGACCGGTCAACGATTCCCAGTACGTCTGGTTGCCGATCACGTTCCCGTCCGCCACCAGCATGAGTCTCACCTGGTACCCGCAGATCACCATCGACACCGCCACCGGCGTCATCACGGGCAGTGGCTCCACGCCCTCCTACCGGATCACCGCCCGGCACAGCGGCAAGGTGATGGACGTCGTCAGCGCCTCGACGGCGAACAACGCCGAGGTGAAGCAGTATCCGTGGAACGGCGGCGGCAATCAGAAGTGGCAGTTCCAGGACGTCGGCGGTGGCTATTACCGGCTGGTGAGCCAGAACAGCGGC includes:
- a CDS encoding RICIN domain-containing protein — protein: MITGLRAHLMSLLRAVAATVLLSGAVVVHAESPAHAAPVTITNGTQFRDTSGNVLHAHGGGVLKSGDYYYWFGEHRNPDNTFRAVSVYRSTDLLNWEFRNNVLTQSSHAELNVANIERPKVIYNSSTGRFVMWMHKENGSNYSEARAAVASSATVDGAYTYHGSFRPLGQHMSRDITLYNDNGTAYMISAADENYDLHIYRLTPDYLNVSSLVGNFWNDAHREAPALFKRGNVYFLLTSGATGWNPNQARYATASSISGPWTGWTNVGDGTTFSSQPAYVLPIQGSSTTGYLYMGDRWAGAWGGPVNDSQYVWLPITFPSATSMSLTWYPQITIDTATGVITGSGSTPSYRITARHSGKVMDVVSASTANNAEVKQYPWNGGGNQKWQFQDVGGGYYRLVSQNSGKCLDVAGGSTADGANVIQYTCGGGANQQWQWAATGGYFQLRARHSGKCLDVANASTADGADIQQWACGSGTHQQWSRTQS